The Carcharodon carcharias isolate sCarCar2 chromosome 15, sCarCar2.pri, whole genome shotgun sequence genome includes a window with the following:
- the palb2 gene encoding partner and localizer of BRCA2 isoform X3, protein MENSVKKPLSWETRQQLKERLALLKKEYAKTVYKLQRAQKADRVRNHVKNTITHQNQLLEEQSATQLTTGESSPFLDTRQSSSSYQRSQVPLEESNEKKSAVTFNLELEIIDAIGGPNVALTSTCENVEDPSAEPAFSPVVEIDPVAKTDSRVPSRLKLKKKRLSEVLKKEVCGAASELNASLAVYGEPCVKGIEELDSAVTEKNARSSIFNRSNYVPKSLGRDVKENVQHNVFYGSSQGEDDSVSLKNEAQEVAGNCLTSPLGRTVNDTVCCSPGDKSTAVSVCENEAFSSRDPEALTKATRPQQAKPNCSEDLIEASESNLTSEAAVLELGRLQTSTAVHEAPEDSPLNSCTLVEGLLFPVEYYVRTTRRMTSSQRQVDLDAVIHSHLGKCRNSGRGRSRKSTHDQSSPVKALPKAEGEINDTLLLFNSQEGDFAASNATSSQHDSLYPWNFGVDSQSIKSSQVKGRKRDKRGSIKPKLTDTKVFKDAELAERTLNNHTIPDVQRIVTSDVQSERESKENESNFCQPVPNTNERYENAVNKLNSHDFSGITNFNIKSFDLSQDKPKHIVEPLQSSIESQTNDVFVWPFKEDSNDLPTTQRESVSTVLEHHSGLNSDTDSQEMVPETQQGPFLGKSFSGTRQLFPLGIDLNKEDTLSQESQPRRRVRLSKGNCYRRTRAGSRKLTSTLEEGTLTCSEPLLPVKKPVVKRLFHSLEVQDFDLPDEEYGQLKEKLRAGSLRKSLLPSQHNMVDCTVETQVETENWDTGHSPNIKQTAENLEEHHPQKSLDCKEMSRTPEEPAADDMCPYGQKRPITTSGCQLSSSVLLSTPSCTPKARNVHQCEQGAGSPVFPSLGFTPASSSPVLSQNSHGKQNSSQIATLSHACEDAQNNDGNCGQRSQISTEGMVPLVNNEDTLSAREHLDKDESAQEHFHGNCETNFCQSEVLNEDYDVKFAEEDTVIEEDHDALTLTLPSKQLEQKLKRQTLQLISMIQNPSTSCIIDLCTVFWIVKEAKTSCIACACETAVFLWAPQQLNQWTNIHTWTFNKVYLAYPDSFPEIGRKLNSTFLQPDLQGCYALVLHSTERGCLEHTLLQAGDINAVLGLPGRRLVCSCGTLQSQHIELSTLSKEGRSKQCMQLVPPNEMVLAFSEVEGEAEALLGSTIMSNIVIWNLKTGHLLKKIHLSESYPGTVCQKAYSESGILFLLLSHRYVGTCDGAVRRRVCVLRMIAVNPMNGKSRPVMSYMLPLECNGR, encoded by the exons ATGGAGAACAGTGTGAAAAAACCCCTGAGCTGGGAAACCAGGCAGCAG CTCAAAGAAAGATTGGCTTTGCTGAAGAAAGAATATGCAAAGACAGTCTACAAATTGCAG CGTGCACAGAAAGCTGACCGTGTGCGGAATCATGTtaaaaacaccatcacacaccaGAATCAGCTGCTAGAAGAGCAAAGCGCAACCCAGCTGACAACTG GTGAGTCCTCGCCATTTTTGGATACACGTCAGTCAAGCTCTTCATATCAGAGAAGCCAAGTCCCATTAGAAGAAAGCAACGAGAAAAAATCAGCGGTGACCTTTAACCTTGAGCTGGAAATCATAGACGCCATTGGTGGCCCAAATGTGGCTTTGACAAGCACCTGTGAAAATGTTGAAGATCCTTCAGCAGAACCCGCATTTTCCCCCGTTGTGGAAATAGACCCTGTTGCAAAGACAGATAGTCGAGTTCCGAGTCGTCTGAAACTGAAGAAAAAGAGGTTAAGTGAAGTACTGAAAAAGGAGGTTTGTGGGGCAGCCAGTGAATTGAATGCATCTCTAGCTGTTTATGGAGAACCCTGTGTTAAAGGAATAGAAGAATTGGATTCAGCTGTTACTGAAAAGAATGCAAGGTCTTCTATCTTTAACAGAAGCAACTATGTCCCCAAGTCACTTGGTAGAGATGTAAAGGAGAATGTACAACACAACGTATTCTATGGTTCTTCTCAAGGTGAAGATGACTCTGTGTCATTAAAAAATGAAGCACAAGAGGTAGCAGGTAATTGCTTGACCTCACCCTTGGGCAGAACTGTGAATGACACAGTTTGTTGCAGTCCTGGTGACAAATCTacagcagtgtctgtgtgtgaaaatGAAGCTTTCAGTTCAAGGGACCCAGAGGCACTGACTAAAGCTACCCGACCACAGCAAGCAAAACCAAACTGTTCTGAAGATCTCATTGAAGCCTCTGAGAGCAATCTAACCAGTGAGGCGGCAGTGTTAGAACTAGGTAGGCTGCAGACAAGTACTGCTGTACATGAAGCTCCAGAAGACAGTCCACTGAACTCTTGTACCCTTGTTGAGGGCCTTCTCTTCCCTGTTGAGTATTATGTGCGGACAACTCGGCGCATGACCAGCAGTCAGCGACAGGTGGATCTGGACGCAGTGATTCACAGCCACTTGGGAAAGTGCAGAAATAGTggcagaggaaggtctaggaaGTCCACCCATGACCAAAGCAGTCCTGTAAAAGCCCTCCCCAAGGCAGAGGGAGAGATCAATGACACATTATTACTTTTTAACAGTCAGGAGGGTGATTTTGCTGCATCTAACGCAACTTCTTCACAGCATGACTCATTGTACCCCTGGAATTTTGGTGTTGATTCTCAGAGCATTAAATCAAGCCAAGtgaaagggagaaaaagagaTAAAAGAGGATCTATAAAACCCAAGCTCACTGATACTAAGGTGTTTAAAGATGCAGAGCTGGCAGAGCGGACTTTAAATAATCACACAATTCCTGATGTTCAACGTATTGTGACTTCTGATGttcaaagtgagagagaaagcaaggaGAATGAAAGTAACTTTTGTCAGCCAGTGCCCAACACTAATGAACGGtatgaaaatgctgtaaataagtTGAATAGTCATGATTTTTCAGGCATTACTAACTTTAATATCAAGAGTTTCGACCTGTCTCAGGATAAACCTAAACACATTGTGGAACCATTGCAGAGCTCCATTGAAAGCCAGACCAATGATGTATTCGTGTGGCCTTTCAAAGAGGACTCAAATGATCTGCCAACAACACAACGGGAGTCTGTATCAACTGTGCTAGAGCATCACTCGGGATTAAACAGTGATACCGACAGTCAGGAAATGGTCCCAGAGACTCAGCAAGGTCCCTTTCTTGGCAAGAGTTTCAGTGGTACAAGGCAGTTGTTTCCATTGGGGATTGACTTGAACAAAGAGGACACTTTGTCCCAAGAGTCTCAGCCCAGAAGGAGGGTGAGGCTCTCAAAAG GTAACTGTTATCGTAGAACACGTGCTGGCTCCAGGAAACTTACCAGTACACTTGAAGAAGGGACGCTGACATGCTCAGAACCATTACTCCCTGTTAAAAAGCCTGTTGTCAAAAGGCTGTTTCACAGCctggaggtccaggattttgaccttccCGATGAGGAATATGGTCAACTTAAAGAGAAGTTAAGAGCAGGGTCATTGAGGAAATCGCTTCTTCCTTCCCAGCACAATATGGTTGACTGTACTGTGGAAACTCAGGTGGAAACAGAGAATTGGGATACAGGGCATTCACCGAACATTAAACAAACTGCAGAAAACCTTGAGGAACACCACCCACAAA AGAGTTTGGACTGCAAGGAAATGAGCAGGACCccagaggaaccagcagcagatgacatGTGTCCTTATGGTCAGAAAAGGCCAATAACTACATCTGGCTGTCAACTATCCTCCAGTGTTCTGCTGTCAACACCTTCCTGTACCCCAAAGGCACGGAACGTCCACCAGTGTGAACAAGGTGCAGGTAGCCCTGTGTTCCCTTCACTTGGCTTTACTCCTGCATCTAGTTCTCCGGTCCTTTCCCAAAACAGTCATGGAAAGCAGAATTCATCCCAAATTGCCACACTGTCACATGCGTGTGAAGATGCTCAGAATAATGACGGGAACTGTGGGCAAAGGTCACAGATATCTACTGAAGGAATGGTGCCACTAGTAAATAACGAAGACACTCTTTCTGCAAGGGAACATCTAGATAAGGATGAATCAGCTCAGGAGCACTTCCATGGCAATTGTGAGACAAACTTCTGTCAGTCAGAAGTTTTGAATGAGGATTATGATGTGAAATTTGCTGAAGAGGACACTGTAATTGAAGAG GACCATGATGCCTTGACTCTTACTCTGCCTTCCAAACAGTTAGAGCAAAAACTGAAGAGGCAAACCTTGCAGCTAATCTCTATGATACAG AATCCGTCCACTTCCTGTATTATTGATTTGTGTACAGTATTCTGGATAGTGAAAGAGGCCAAAACTTCATGTATTGCTTGTGCTTGTGAAACAGCAGTATTCTTGTGGGCCCCACAGCAGCTAAACCAGTGGACTAATATCCATACATGGACCTTTAATAAG GTTTACCTTGCATATCCAGATTCCTTTCCTGAGATTGGGAGGAAacttaactccaccttcctacAGCCAGATCTTCAGGGTTGTTATGCATT AGTATTGCACTCCACGGAGAGGGGCTGTTTGGAACACACCCTGCTGCAGGCAGGAGACATAAATGCAGTGCTTGGGCTGCCTGGAAGGAGGTTGGTCTGCTCTTGTGGCACACTCCAGAGTCAACACATAGAACTCAGCACCTTATCCAAAGAAGGAAG GAGTAAGCAATGCATGCAGTTGGTCCCACCCAATGAGATGGTACTAGCTTTCAGCGAAGTTGAAGGGGAGGCAGAAGCTTTGCTTGGATCGACTATAATGAGCAATATTGTCATCTG GAACTTAAAGACAGGACATCTCCTGAAGAAGATCCACTTAAGTGAAAGTTACCCTGGTACTGTCTGCCAGAAGGCCTACTCAGAGTCT gGCATTTTGTTCCTTCTCCTCAGTCACCGGTATGTTGGCACCTGTGATGGAGCTGTCAGAAGAAGAGTTTGTGTTTTAAGAATGATTGCTGTTAATCCAATGAATGGTAAAAGTAGACCTGTCATGTCATATATGCTTCCTCTGGAATGCAATGGAAGGTAA
- the palb2 gene encoding partner and localizer of BRCA2 isoform X2: MENSVKKPLSWETRQQLKERLALLKKEYAKTVYKLQRAQKADRVRNHVKNTITHQNQLLEEQSATQLTTGESSPFLDTRQSSSSYQRSQVPLEESNEKKSAVTFNLELEIIDAIGGPNVALTSTCENVEDPSAEPAFSPVVEIDPVAKTDSRVPSRLKLKKKRLSEVLKKEVCGAASELNASLAVYGEPCVKGIEELDSAVTEKNARSSIFNRSNYVPKSLGRDVKENVQHNVFYGSSQGEDDSVSLKNEAQEVAGNCLTSPLGRTVNDTVCCSPGDKSTAVSVCENEAFSSRDPEALTKATRPQQAKPNCSEDLIEASESNLTSEAAVLELGRLQTSTAVHEAPEDSPLNSCTLVEGLLFPVEYYVRTTRRMTSSQRQVDLDAVIHSHLGKCRNSGRGRSRKSTHDQSSPVKALPKAEGEINDTLLLFNSQEGDFAASNATSSQHDSLYPWNFGVDSQSIKSSQVKGRKRDKRGSIKPKLTDTKVFKDAELAERTLNNHTIPDVQRIVTSDVQSERESKENESNFCQPVPNTNERYENAVNKLNSHDFSGITNFNIKSFDLSQDKPKHIVEPLQSSIESQTNDVFVWPFKEDSNDLPTTQRESVSTVLEHHSGLNSDTDSQEMVPETQQGPFLGKSFSGTRQLFPLGIDLNKEDTLSQESQPRRRVRLSKGNCYRRTRAGSRKLTSTLEEGTLTCSEPLLPVKKPVVKRLFHSLEVQDFDLPDEEYGQLKEKLRAGSLRKSLLPSQHNMVDCTVETQVETENWDTGHSPNIKQTAENLEEHHPQKSLDCKEMSRTPEEPAADDMCPYGQKRPITTSGCQLSSSVLLSTPSCTPKARNVHQCEQGAGSPVFPSLGFTPASSSPVLSQNSHGKQNSSQIATLSHACEDAQNNDGNCGQRSQISTEGMVPLVNNEDTLSAREHLDKDESAQEHFHGNCETNFCQSEVLNEDYDVKFAEEDTVIEEDHDALTLTLPSKQLEQKLKRQTLQLISMIQNPSTSCIIDLCTVFWIVKEAKTSCIACACETAVFLWAPQQLNQWTNIHTWTFNKVPIIELIPIPDAVNILCVAFGSLEIREVKVLHSTERGCLEHTLLQAGDINAVLGLPGRRLVCSCGTLQSQHIELSTLSKEGRSKQCMQLVPPNEMVLAFSEVEGEAEALLGSTIMSNIVIWNLKTGHLLKKIHLSESYPGTVCQKAYSESGILFLLLSHRYVGTCDGAVRRRVCVLRMIAVNPMNGKSRPVMSYMLPLECNGRYIVGGVKNQSIAAVVTPGILVLWDIPSGHISTMLQHSPNGHWSLFHWAEANSCLLVRKNDRTVYIYKCVGAKTVAV; encoded by the exons ATGGAGAACAGTGTGAAAAAACCCCTGAGCTGGGAAACCAGGCAGCAG CTCAAAGAAAGATTGGCTTTGCTGAAGAAAGAATATGCAAAGACAGTCTACAAATTGCAG CGTGCACAGAAAGCTGACCGTGTGCGGAATCATGTtaaaaacaccatcacacaccaGAATCAGCTGCTAGAAGAGCAAAGCGCAACCCAGCTGACAACTG GTGAGTCCTCGCCATTTTTGGATACACGTCAGTCAAGCTCTTCATATCAGAGAAGCCAAGTCCCATTAGAAGAAAGCAACGAGAAAAAATCAGCGGTGACCTTTAACCTTGAGCTGGAAATCATAGACGCCATTGGTGGCCCAAATGTGGCTTTGACAAGCACCTGTGAAAATGTTGAAGATCCTTCAGCAGAACCCGCATTTTCCCCCGTTGTGGAAATAGACCCTGTTGCAAAGACAGATAGTCGAGTTCCGAGTCGTCTGAAACTGAAGAAAAAGAGGTTAAGTGAAGTACTGAAAAAGGAGGTTTGTGGGGCAGCCAGTGAATTGAATGCATCTCTAGCTGTTTATGGAGAACCCTGTGTTAAAGGAATAGAAGAATTGGATTCAGCTGTTACTGAAAAGAATGCAAGGTCTTCTATCTTTAACAGAAGCAACTATGTCCCCAAGTCACTTGGTAGAGATGTAAAGGAGAATGTACAACACAACGTATTCTATGGTTCTTCTCAAGGTGAAGATGACTCTGTGTCATTAAAAAATGAAGCACAAGAGGTAGCAGGTAATTGCTTGACCTCACCCTTGGGCAGAACTGTGAATGACACAGTTTGTTGCAGTCCTGGTGACAAATCTacagcagtgtctgtgtgtgaaaatGAAGCTTTCAGTTCAAGGGACCCAGAGGCACTGACTAAAGCTACCCGACCACAGCAAGCAAAACCAAACTGTTCTGAAGATCTCATTGAAGCCTCTGAGAGCAATCTAACCAGTGAGGCGGCAGTGTTAGAACTAGGTAGGCTGCAGACAAGTACTGCTGTACATGAAGCTCCAGAAGACAGTCCACTGAACTCTTGTACCCTTGTTGAGGGCCTTCTCTTCCCTGTTGAGTATTATGTGCGGACAACTCGGCGCATGACCAGCAGTCAGCGACAGGTGGATCTGGACGCAGTGATTCACAGCCACTTGGGAAAGTGCAGAAATAGTggcagaggaaggtctaggaaGTCCACCCATGACCAAAGCAGTCCTGTAAAAGCCCTCCCCAAGGCAGAGGGAGAGATCAATGACACATTATTACTTTTTAACAGTCAGGAGGGTGATTTTGCTGCATCTAACGCAACTTCTTCACAGCATGACTCATTGTACCCCTGGAATTTTGGTGTTGATTCTCAGAGCATTAAATCAAGCCAAGtgaaagggagaaaaagagaTAAAAGAGGATCTATAAAACCCAAGCTCACTGATACTAAGGTGTTTAAAGATGCAGAGCTGGCAGAGCGGACTTTAAATAATCACACAATTCCTGATGTTCAACGTATTGTGACTTCTGATGttcaaagtgagagagaaagcaaggaGAATGAAAGTAACTTTTGTCAGCCAGTGCCCAACACTAATGAACGGtatgaaaatgctgtaaataagtTGAATAGTCATGATTTTTCAGGCATTACTAACTTTAATATCAAGAGTTTCGACCTGTCTCAGGATAAACCTAAACACATTGTGGAACCATTGCAGAGCTCCATTGAAAGCCAGACCAATGATGTATTCGTGTGGCCTTTCAAAGAGGACTCAAATGATCTGCCAACAACACAACGGGAGTCTGTATCAACTGTGCTAGAGCATCACTCGGGATTAAACAGTGATACCGACAGTCAGGAAATGGTCCCAGAGACTCAGCAAGGTCCCTTTCTTGGCAAGAGTTTCAGTGGTACAAGGCAGTTGTTTCCATTGGGGATTGACTTGAACAAAGAGGACACTTTGTCCCAAGAGTCTCAGCCCAGAAGGAGGGTGAGGCTCTCAAAAG GTAACTGTTATCGTAGAACACGTGCTGGCTCCAGGAAACTTACCAGTACACTTGAAGAAGGGACGCTGACATGCTCAGAACCATTACTCCCTGTTAAAAAGCCTGTTGTCAAAAGGCTGTTTCACAGCctggaggtccaggattttgaccttccCGATGAGGAATATGGTCAACTTAAAGAGAAGTTAAGAGCAGGGTCATTGAGGAAATCGCTTCTTCCTTCCCAGCACAATATGGTTGACTGTACTGTGGAAACTCAGGTGGAAACAGAGAATTGGGATACAGGGCATTCACCGAACATTAAACAAACTGCAGAAAACCTTGAGGAACACCACCCACAAA AGAGTTTGGACTGCAAGGAAATGAGCAGGACCccagaggaaccagcagcagatgacatGTGTCCTTATGGTCAGAAAAGGCCAATAACTACATCTGGCTGTCAACTATCCTCCAGTGTTCTGCTGTCAACACCTTCCTGTACCCCAAAGGCACGGAACGTCCACCAGTGTGAACAAGGTGCAGGTAGCCCTGTGTTCCCTTCACTTGGCTTTACTCCTGCATCTAGTTCTCCGGTCCTTTCCCAAAACAGTCATGGAAAGCAGAATTCATCCCAAATTGCCACACTGTCACATGCGTGTGAAGATGCTCAGAATAATGACGGGAACTGTGGGCAAAGGTCACAGATATCTACTGAAGGAATGGTGCCACTAGTAAATAACGAAGACACTCTTTCTGCAAGGGAACATCTAGATAAGGATGAATCAGCTCAGGAGCACTTCCATGGCAATTGTGAGACAAACTTCTGTCAGTCAGAAGTTTTGAATGAGGATTATGATGTGAAATTTGCTGAAGAGGACACTGTAATTGAAGAG GACCATGATGCCTTGACTCTTACTCTGCCTTCCAAACAGTTAGAGCAAAAACTGAAGAGGCAAACCTTGCAGCTAATCTCTATGATACAG AATCCGTCCACTTCCTGTATTATTGATTTGTGTACAGTATTCTGGATAGTGAAAGAGGCCAAAACTTCATGTATTGCTTGTGCTTGTGAAACAGCAGTATTCTTGTGGGCCCCACAGCAGCTAAACCAGTGGACTAATATCCATACATGGACCTTTAATAAG GTTCCTATAATCGAACTCATCCCCATTCCAGATGCTGTGAATATCCTGTGTGTGGCTTTTGGAAGCCTGGAGATAAGAGAAGTGAA AGTATTGCACTCCACGGAGAGGGGCTGTTTGGAACACACCCTGCTGCAGGCAGGAGACATAAATGCAGTGCTTGGGCTGCCTGGAAGGAGGTTGGTCTGCTCTTGTGGCACACTCCAGAGTCAACACATAGAACTCAGCACCTTATCCAAAGAAGGAAG GAGTAAGCAATGCATGCAGTTGGTCCCACCCAATGAGATGGTACTAGCTTTCAGCGAAGTTGAAGGGGAGGCAGAAGCTTTGCTTGGATCGACTATAATGAGCAATATTGTCATCTG GAACTTAAAGACAGGACATCTCCTGAAGAAGATCCACTTAAGTGAAAGTTACCCTGGTACTGTCTGCCAGAAGGCCTACTCAGAGTCT gGCATTTTGTTCCTTCTCCTCAGTCACCGGTATGTTGGCACCTGTGATGGAGCTGTCAGAAGAAGAGTTTGTGTTTTAAGAATGATTGCTGTTAATCCAATGAATGGTAAAAGTAGACCTGTCATGTCATATATGCTTCCTCTGGAATGCAATGGAAG